The Pyrococcus kukulkanii genome contains a region encoding:
- a CDS encoding ubiquitin-like small modifier protein 1 — protein sequence MKVKVKYLARFRTLTGIDEEIIELPEGATVKDLIEEIKKKYPKFREEVFGEGFDEDADANIAVNGRYVSWDERLNDGDVVGIFPPVSGG from the coding sequence ATGAAAGTCAAGGTCAAATATCTAGCTAGATTTAGGACGCTCACTGGAATCGATGAAGAGATTATCGAGCTTCCAGAGGGGGCAACTGTGAAAGATCTAATAGAGGAAATCAAAAAGAAGTATCCAAAGTTCAGGGAGGAAGTCTTCGGGGAAGGTTTTGATGAGGACGCAGATGCTAATATAGCGGTTAACGGCAGGTACGTTTCCTGGGATGAGAGGCTTAACGATGGAGATGTTGTGGGTATCTTTCCGCCCGTGAGCGGAGGCTAG
- a CDS encoding secondary thiamine-phosphate synthase enzyme YjbQ: protein MDVVRVTTSKEVEIIDITEKVREIVRKSGVEDGIVVVFTRHTTAGIIINENESGLISDLEKTLEKLIPKGTGYSHDRIDNNAHSHLRAIILGSSVVIPVENGRLALGTWQSVLFVELDGPRTREIYVKVCKC, encoded by the coding sequence ATGGATGTAGTTAGGGTTACTACATCAAAGGAAGTAGAAATTATTGACATAACCGAGAAGGTTAGAGAGATCGTGAGGAAATCAGGAGTTGAAGATGGAATCGTAGTTGTATTTACCAGGCACACCACCGCCGGAATAATCATTAATGAGAATGAAAGCGGTTTAATTAGCGACCTCGAAAAGACACTAGAAAAGCTTATCCCAAAAGGAACAGGCTACAGTCACGATAGGATTGATAACAACGCCCACTCCCACTTAAGGGCAATAATTCTGGGCTCAAGCGTTGTTATCCCAGTTGAGAATGGCAGGCTTGCCTTGGGGACATGGCAGAGCGTACTCTTCGTTGAGCTTGATGGGCCGAGGACGAGAGAAATATATGTAAAAGTCTGCAAGTGCTAG